The genomic window GGGTGTACGTCGTCGAGTATCCCTTCAAGGAGAAGGCACCGCCTATTGATTCGACCTTGCCACAGGCCATCAATCGCTTCTTCTCGCTGGAACGCAAATTTCGTCGGTATCCAGAATTGAAGCAGCAGTACGAAGCTTTCCTGGACGACTACTTGCAACGTGGACATATGGAACAACTGACCTCGGCTCAGGTTGAGGAGTCCCCAGACACCTGCTTTTATTTGCCGCACCACGCTGTCATCAAACTGGACAGTCTGACTACCATATGTCGTGATATTTTTTGGATGGATCAGGAAGGACAGCTCTGGAGTATCGCTCAATGACAGACTACATATTGGTCCACCGATTCAACGCGATCTTCTTGGCGTTTGTCTACGCTTCCGGCAGcaccaatatgttttatgcgcAGATGTCGAAAAGATGTTTCGAGGCACACACCAATTTTCAGCGCATTGTTTGGCGCAAGACTGAGAATGAACCTATGCTTAATTTTCGCATGCTGACGGTTACCTACGGATTGGCACCGTCACCATTTCTGGCTGTTCGAGTTCTAAAGCAACTTGCCGACGATCATGGCCATGAATACCCTGCAGCAGCTCACGCTCTTCTGCACGATGCCTATGTGGACGATATCCCTACAGGCGCCAACACATTCGAGGAGCTTATGATTCTCAAAGACGAGCTTATAGCCCTCTTGGATAAGGGAAAATTCAAGCTACGCAAATGGAGTTCTAATAGTTGGCGTCTTCTGAAATCATTACCAGAGGAAGATAGATGTTTTGAACCTATCCAGCTCCTCAACAAATCAGCTGCAGATTCACCTGTCAAAGTTCTTGGTATCCAATGGAACCCTGGGAAGGACGTTCTGTATCTCAACCTAAAGGGATGCAATGCGACCATTTCTCCGACGAAAAGAGAACTCTTGTCTCAGCtatcaagaatttatgatcAGCTTGGACTGGTAGCGCCGGTCACAGTTCTACTCAAGCTAATCTTCCAAGAAAGCTGGACAAGTGTCCTGCAGTGGGACGACCCCATTCCTGAAAGTCTACGTACGCGCTGGAGAGCCTTAGTTGAGGATTTGCCAGCACTTACGCAATGCCAAGTACCAAGGTATATTGCGTCACCATTTCGAGATGTTCAACTACACGGATTCGCCGACGCATCCTCGCACGGCTACGGTGCGGTAGTTTacgctcgagttgcagttggatGCAGCTTTCAAGTAACTCTGGTTGCCGCCAAAACACGGGTGGCCCCGATCAAGCCCGTATCAATTCCACGTTTGGAGCTAAACGCTGCGTTACTTCTATCTCGATTGCTTTCTATTGTCAAAACATCACTAACAATTCCTCTTTTCAGCAcgagctgctggacagattcagAAATTGTGCTACACTGGCTTTCAGCTCCCCCTCGACGGTGGAACACCTACGTCTGCAACCGAACTTCTGAGATATTGAGCGACTTTCCCCGTAGCTGCTGGAACCATGCTCGCACGGAAGACAATCCTGCTGATTGTGCTTCCCGAGGACTTCATCCGTCAAAGCTTCTGGAGCATCGACTGTGGTGGAAAGGTCCGTCCTGGCCGACCACACCCACCTCTGAGTGGCCACCTTCTACAAGCAAGTTCAGCGTATCTTCAAGTTTCGATGTCAACACCGAAGAACGAGCCATAAAGCCCACGACTCTACATAACATTCCTGATGAAAGTATACACGAGTTACTCATCCACAAATTCTCAACCTGGACGCGTCTTATAAGGGTATCTAGCTACTGTCATCGCTTTATTCACACTCTTCGATCTCATCATAGGAATTCGGCACCATTCCTTACGTCTGAAGAGTTGCTGGACGCACAGCGCCGACTTATTCgacatgtgcaacaaaaatcctTTGCCAGAGAATATGCGCAGCTAGAGAATCGACGCCAGCTTAACGCTAAATCGCATCTTATCcggttttctccgtttctggaTGATTATGGAGTAATGCGAGTCGGTGGGAGAATCAAGCAATCTACACTCAACTACAACGCCAAGCACCCGATTCTGATACCCAAAGATACACCACTAGCTGGACTGCTGGTTCGACATTTTCATGTCTCCTATCTGCACACTGGAGTTGATGCAACGTTCACCAATCTTCGTCAGCAGTACTGGATTCTGGGAGCCCGCAATCTCGTCAGAAAGGCAGTCTTCCAATGCAAATCCTGTTTTCTTCAACGAAAGTGCACAAGCAACCAGATCATGGGAGAGCTACCAATTCCTCGAGTTCAAGCTAGCCGCTGCTTTCAACACACAGGGCTGGACTACGCTGGACCGATCGCAATCAAGGAATCAAAAGGAAGAACTCCACGCATCGGAAAGgcatggttttctattttcgtgtGCCTCACTACAAAGGCACTTCACATCGAGGTTGTTAGTGAGCTAACTACACAGGCTTTCTTCGCAGCCTTTCAACGATTCATTGCCCGCCGAGCGAAGTCTACTGACCTGTATTCGGACAACGGAACTACATTTCATGGAGGCAAGCAAACTTTGGATGGCATGAGACGTCTGGCCATTCAGCTTGGATCAAAGGCTTTAAGGTTTGAGGAGCTCTCTACTGTCCTGACCCAAATTGAAGCTATCCTGAATTCACGCCCTCTAAATGGATTCTTGGCCCCATCACCGCAGTGCACGCAGGAATCGACGACAAGGTCCGAGTCGTTACAGTGAAGACTGCTCACGGATTATACAAACGCCCAATTGCCAAAATCGCTGTACTGCCTCTCTGCTGAACAACCGTTCAGGGGGGCCGGTAtgtttgggaacgagacaccCTGTATgcgcgaacaagtcaccctttatctttgttttgtcttattattatcatttgtctgcagcttcagcggagcttatcagcggaataAATGTAAGCATCGCACCGctgtaattgtccgcgagcttgcccagtacttttccaaacttctaactcccttctaactgtaacttctttacgtcttatgctagtttaatcgtatggcgtgagtacagccaaagcttaagttagtcacatttttgatctgaaagaaaacgtacgcatcggtgtcgaactaattaatattaagtgtctgaaattaaccaataaatcaaactaaacagtaacactggcgggtttatttatgaacagtAGGAAtgacaaaaattaaaatagctCCAGGTGAGGGCCAAAAGCCTCTCGACGTAATTCTTGATGTTTATTCTGAGAACTGGAGACGAGAAGAAAAAAGTCATGGTCATGATTCGCCAATTTgggctgccaacttttttcataactttatcgACCGCTGAAACTAGGTGGCCAGAGCTGTTAGTACTGCTCAAGCGCAATGTAGATAGggttaatataaatgaagAAGAAGCTTCAAACTTGCAGTTTAGGGAAAAGGCGCGCCTTATAAGAACAAAAAAACCAGTGACGTGCACTAGATATTTTGATTACAGATATAgagaagttttaaaacttatgaaaaAGCCTAGGGGTGTCTTTGGAAGTATTTTCGTTACGACTTATTACTCGCGAGTTGAGATTCAACAGAGAGGTTTGCCTCATATTCACGGCatgttttggctgaaagatgcccaaaaagtggatttaaacaatGAAGAGTTTATGTGTAGAGTCAAAGCCTTTATTGATCAGTTTGTAACTGTGGATGTTACAAACCCAGATTTGGCTCCGTATAttgaataccaaaaatataagCACGGGCATTAGTGTCTTAAAAAAGTGCGGGGACAATCTATTTGTCGTTTCGGTATTCCATACCCTCCAATGCCCCGGACGGAAATATTAAATCCACTTCCCGAAGCAACTCAAAATTCTCTTCATCacgaaaactttaaaaaattcgagattttctacttcgcaatcATGGAGATGACATGATTAgccatttaagcatatttgaaaattttctttctcacAACCATGTGAGCCTCAGTTACGAGGACTACATTTATGCTATTAGGTCTAGTttgaaaaaaaacacagataTTTCTAAAGAGAACATTTGCAGtaaatgcttataataaacacattctTTCTATGCAGAGGGCAAATATGGATATCCAGTTTTGACCTTTTTGCTTGCGGTAGctacattattaattatattaattaatccCAACGGGGTATTTCGAAGTTAA from Drosophila yakuba strain Tai18E2 chromosome 2L, Prin_Dyak_Tai18E2_2.1, whole genome shotgun sequence includes these protein-coding regions:
- the LOC122319479 gene encoding uncharacterized protein LOC122319479 — its product is MTDYILVHRFNAIFLAFVYASGSTNMFYAQMSKRCFEAHTNFQRIVWRKTENEPMLNFRMLTVTYGLAPSPFLAVRVLKQLADDHGHEYPAAAHALLHDAYVDDIPTGANTFEELMILKDELIALLDKGKFKLRKWSSNSWRLLKSLPEEDRCFEPIQLLNKSAADSPVKVLGIQWNPGKDVLYLNLKGCNATISPTKRELLSQLSRIYDQLGLVAPVTVLLKLIFQESWTSVLQWDDPIPESLRTRWRALVEDLPALTQCQVPRYIASPFRDVQLHGFADASSHGYGAVVYARVAVGCSFQVTLVAAKTRVAPIKPVSIPRLELNAALLLSRLLSIVKTSLTIPLFSTSCWTDSEIVLHWLSAPPRRWNTYVCNRTSEILSDFPRSCWNHARTEDNPADCASRGLHPSKLLEHRLWWKGPSWPTTPTSEWPPSTSKFSVSSSFDVNTEERAIKPTTLHNIPDESIHELLIHKFSTWTRLIRVSSYCHRFIHTLRSHHRNSAPFLTSEELLDAQRRLIRHVQQKSFAREYAQLENRRQLNAKSHLIRFSPFLDDYGVMRVGGRIKQSTLNYNAKHPILIPKDTPLAGLLVRHFHVSYLHTGVDATFTNLRQQYWILGARNLVRKAVFQCKSCFLQRKCTSNQIMGELPIPRVQASRCFQHTGLDYAGPIAIKESKGRTPRIGKAWFSIFVCLTTKALHIEVVSELTTQAFFAAFQRFIARRAKSTDLYSDNGTTFHGGKQTLDGMRRLAIQLGSKALRFEELSTVLTQIEAILNSRPLNGFLAPSPQCTQESTTRSESLQ